GCGATCCGGGCGCGCGGCGAAACCGTGACGCACGTAGTCGAACGCGCGCCCGATCATGGCCAGGGCCTCGTCGAGCTGGGCGGTGGGAATTGGATCGAGGGGGGCCGGGGGAGCGGGCCGGGGGGAATCCGGGTCGGCGGGCGTGCGCGCGGGCAGCCGGCGCGGAATCGCCAGGGGGCCGAGGACGAACTCGACCACCACGGACAGGCTGCCGGCGACGGCCCCGAAGAACATCGACACGCGGGCCGGTCCGAACGCCTCCTCGAGGGCGCGCTGGTGGCGGCCGTGCTTGAAGGAGAGCACCGCGGCGTGCACGTAGGGCTCGAGCGCGTCGTGCTCGTGCACCATGCGCGCGAACGTGCGGATCTCCGCCACGTTCGGCCCGGTGAGCAGGCCCGTGACGACGCCCTGGGTCTGGTCGATGACCGCCTCGAAGGTCGCGGGCGGGGCGGCCTCGGCGGCCTCCTCGCTCGTGCGCCGCCCCCGCAGGCCGATCCGCAGGAGGAAGCCGTCGACGATTGCCTCCTGCTTGCAGGTGTAGTAGTTGGCGAACGTGCGCCGGGAATAGCCCGCCCGGGTCGTCACCTCATCGGTCGTGACCTCGGCGCAGCCGACCTGGCGCGCCAGGTCGTAGGCCGCCGTCGCCAGATCGCGGGCGGTGGCGCGCTTCTTCTGCTCGCGGAGGGAGGGCACCCGGTCACGGTAGAGGCTTGATTGCCCAGTGGGCAACTTTGCGCAATGGGCAATGAGTGGTCGCTCTGGGCGATGAGTGGTCGCTCCGGGCGATGAGTGGCCGCTCAGCGGCCCGCGAGCACGTTCCCGATCGGGATGCTCACGGCGAGCACGACGACGATGCCGGTGAACGCCCAGCGCACCCAGCTGGGTGCGCCGTGGCCGAGGCGCGGCCGCGTGCCCCACGCGACGCCCGCGAGCGCGAGCACGAGCAGCCCGCTGCCGACCACGAGCAGCGGGCCGATCTCCGCCAGGGTCGACCACAGCACGAGCGCGTTGCCGACCACCCACGTGGCCAGTTCCACGCCGAGCCGGGTTCCGGAGGGTGCTCCCCGGGACAGCAGGGCGCGGCCGAGGGCCAGGCCGATCGTGCCCATGCCGCACACGAGCACGAGGTAGGCCGCCGCCCAGCTCGCCGGCCGGCTCGCCGCATGTGCGCTCGCCGCGGAGACCACGCCGCCGGCGATCGTGGCGAGCAGCCCGAGCACGAGAGCCGGGGCGATGGTTCGGATCGTGGGGGTCGCTCGGTCCATGTCTCTCCCGCGCTCGTGCGTGCGGCGCCGTGGTCGTCGGCGCCGTCTCGATGCCGCCAATCTACGCTCTACGCCGCGCCGCGCTCCCCGGTGTGGGGTGCCTCACCGGTGTGGGGTCGCGGGATGCTCCGCGGCTCCGGCCGGCCCGTGTTCGCGCGCGGTCTGCCCGCCGTGTGCCCGATCTCGTGAGTCGGCTGAACCGCGCGGCCGGTCGAACCTGCGTGCCGGTCGAACCTCGTGTGGCCCGCGGCGGTGCGGGAGACTGAAGCCGTGACCCACGACCCGGCGACCCGGCCCCGCCCGCCTCGCGCGTACCTCGTGCTCAAGTGGGTGCTCGGCCCCGTCGTGCGGGTGATGACCCGGCGCGAGTGGTCCGGTGGCGAGCGCCTGCCGCACGGGGGATTCATCGCCGTCGCCAATCACCTGAGCGACGCCGACCCGTTCACGTTCGGCCTCTTCCTCGTGGATCACGGCATCTACCCGCGGATCCTGGCCAAGGACAGCCTGTTCCGGGTGCCGGTCGTGGGCCGGGTCCTGCGCTCGGCGGGCATCATCCCGGTGGAGCGGGGCCGGGCGAGCGCGGCCGCCTCGCTCGAGGAGGCGCGCGCGGCGCTGGCGGCGGGGGAGTGCGTGGCGATCTACCCCGAGGGCACGCACACCTTCGATCCCGACCTGTGGCCGATGACCGCCAAGACCGGGGCCGCCCGGCTCGCCCTCACCACCCGGGCGCCCGTCGTGCCCGTCGCGCAGTGGGGCCCGCAGGAGTTCCGCCCGCCGCACTCCCGGCGGATCAACGTGCGCGCGCTCCCGTTCCCCGCGCGGGTGCGGGCGGGCGGGCCGGTCGATCTGAGTGATCTGTACGACGACGCCCCCTCGCCCTCCGCCGGGGCGGTCGCGGCCGCGACCGGGCGAATCATGGCGGCGCTCACCGCGGAGCTGGCGATCCTGCGCGGGATGGAGCCGCCGGCGCAGCCGTACGACCGATCGCGGGGTCCGGCCGGGCCGTGAGGAACCGGCGCGAGCCGGGCCCGCGCGCCGGGTCCGGTCCCGGTACCCGGGGCTCCCGCGCGATATCCTGGCCCGGATGACACACCTTCCCCGCGCCCGCGTCGCGGTGCTTTTCGGCGGCCAGTCGAGCGAGCACGCGATCAGTTGCGCCACCGCCGCCGGCGTGCTCACCGCCATCGACCGCGACCGCTTCGACGTGATCCCCGTGGGCATCACCCGCGCCGGCCACTGGCTGCTCCTGCCCGACGATCCGGAACGGCTGCAGCTCGGTCCCGGGCACGTGCCCGCGGTCGAGGAGGGCGACGGGCCCCGGGTCACGCTCACGGGCGACCGTCGGCTCATCGCCACCGGCGGCGCGGACATCGACGATCAGGGCATCGACGTCGTGCTCCCGCTGCTGCACGGACCCTACGGGGAGGACGGCACCATCCAGGGGCTCCTCGAACTCGCCTGGATGCCGTACGTCGGCTCCGGCGTGCTCGCCTCCGCGGTCGGGATGGACAAGCAGTACATGAAGGCCGTGCTCGCGGCCGCCGACCTGCCGATCGGCCCGCACGAGGTG
The window above is part of the Pseudactinotalea sp. HY158 genome. Proteins encoded here:
- a CDS encoding TetR/AcrR family transcriptional regulator, producing MPSLREQKKRATARDLATAAYDLARQVGCAEVTTDEVTTRAGYSRRTFANYYTCKQEAIVDGFLLRIGLRGRRTSEEAAEAAPPATFEAVIDQTQGVVTGLLTGPNVAEIRTFARMVHEHDALEPYVHAAVLSFKHGRHQRALEEAFGPARVSMFFGAVAGSLSVVVEFVLGPLAIPRRLPARTPADPDSPRPAPPAPLDPIPTAQLDEALAMIGRAFDYVRHGFAARPDRPSVTTEQDH
- a CDS encoding 1-acyl-sn-glycerol-3-phosphate acyltransferase produces the protein MTHDPATRPRPPRAYLVLKWVLGPVVRVMTRREWSGGERLPHGGFIAVANHLSDADPFTFGLFLVDHGIYPRILAKDSLFRVPVVGRVLRSAGIIPVERGRASAAASLEEARAALAAGECVAIYPEGTHTFDPDLWPMTAKTGAARLALTTRAPVVPVAQWGPQEFRPPHSRRINVRALPFPARVRAGGPVDLSDLYDDAPSPSAGAVAAATGRIMAALTAELAILRGMEPPAQPYDRSRGPAGP